In a genomic window of Coprococcus eutactus:
- a CDS encoding transposase, whose product MPRKPRAISESNIYHVVIRGADRQQMFEEKNDYDKYLDILSYYKKECQFEIYAYCLMSNHVHLLIHTSNTPLATVFRRINTRYAVWFNMKYDRTGFLQQGRYYSEPVNDERYLLTVVRYIHQNPYKTGIEAFPGESYPWSSIYSYLSGNSALVDIGLINNLIGGSKAFTTFHRETEEADCLDIHKLTKRLPDDVAKELIIKETGCHTITDFQSLPLLEKKKHLALLHEQGISIRQLNRLTGTSKGIIQRTLTEGMPHNSKPQP is encoded by the coding sequence ATGCCAAGAAAACCAAGAGCTATATCTGAATCAAACATTTACCACGTTGTAATTCGCGGAGCAGACCGGCAGCAAATGTTTGAAGAAAAGAATGATTATGACAAATACCTGGATATCCTGAGCTATTACAAAAAAGAATGCCAATTTGAAATCTATGCATATTGTCTGATGTCTAATCACGTTCATCTTCTCATACATACCTCTAACACCCCACTGGCGACTGTATTTCGCCGCATTAACACGCGTTATGCGGTTTGGTTTAATATGAAATATGATAGAACCGGTTTCCTACAGCAAGGCAGATATTACAGTGAACCTGTTAACGATGAACGATACCTTCTCACTGTAGTCCGCTACATACACCAAAATCCGTACAAAACTGGCATAGAAGCTTTTCCCGGCGAGTCTTACCCCTGGAGCAGTATCTACAGTTACCTGTCAGGGAATTCGGCATTGGTAGATATCGGACTGATAAACAATCTAATTGGTGGTTCGAAGGCATTTACAACATTTCATCGAGAAACTGAAGAAGCCGATTGCCTAGACATTCATAAACTTACCAAAAGGCTCCCAGATGATGTTGCAAAAGAGCTAATTATCAAAGAAACCGGATGCCATACTATTACCGATTTTCAATCACTGCCCCTTTTAGAAAAGAAAAAACACCTTGCTCTTTTGCACGAACAAGGTATTTCTATCAGACAGCTGAACCGTCTCACGGGCACGTCTAAAGGAATCATCCAGCGAACCTTAACAGAGGGCATGCCTCACAACAGCAAACCTCAGCCTTGA
- a CDS encoding chromate transporter, whose amino-acid sequence MEKEKRKGRTLLKILITTLYLSTFTFGGGYVIVSLMKKKFVDETHWIEQDEMLDLVAIAQSSPGPIAVNGSIAVGYKLCGIAGALVAIVGTIIPPFVIISIISYCYSAFRSNWMISQMLEGMQAGVAAVIASVTYDMGADIVKQRDDLGVLVMIAAFVASYILEINVVFIVIVCGLVGVCRGQLEKRRGRGHKKTEDTSDENPEKRSGKGGME is encoded by the coding sequence ATGGAAAAAGAAAAAAGAAAGGGCAGGACCCTTTTAAAGATATTAATAACAACATTATATCTGAGCACCTTTACCTTCGGGGGTGGATACGTCATCGTGTCTCTTATGAAGAAAAAGTTTGTGGATGAAACTCACTGGATAGAGCAGGATGAGATGCTCGATCTTGTAGCTATAGCACAGTCGTCGCCTGGGCCTATCGCAGTAAATGGATCGATAGCGGTGGGATATAAATTGTGTGGTATAGCAGGGGCATTGGTGGCGATAGTCGGAACGATCATTCCGCCATTTGTTATCATATCCATCATATCTTACTGTTACAGCGCGTTCAGGAGCAATTGGATGATAAGCCAGATGCTGGAGGGGATGCAGGCAGGTGTTGCTGCGGTTATCGCATCCGTCACATATGATATGGGAGCAGACATAGTAAAGCAGAGGGATGATCTGGGGGTATTGGTCATGATAGCTGCATTTGTTGCATCCTACATATTGGAGATAAATGTCGTGTTCATAGTAATTGTCTGTGGACTTGTCGGTGTTTGTAGAGGACAGCTTGAGAAAAGAAGAGGGCGTGGGCATAAAAAGACAGAGGATACCTCTGACGAAAATCCTGAAAAACGCTCAGGCAAAGGGGGGATGGAATAA
- a CDS encoding chromate transporter, whose product MIYLQLFLSFFQIGLFSFGGGYAAMPLIQGQIVKIHGWMTMSEFTDLITISQMTPGPIAVNSATFVGLRVAGYAGAAIATLGCVLPSCIIVTVIVRLYLKYRKQDVLQEFLGGIRPAVVAMIASAGVSIFVTAVWTGIDMISLAGTKWNLVVIFAVSVVLLRKFKLNPVWVMLLSGAMQVLCEVGTFLLS is encoded by the coding sequence ATGATCTATTTGCAGTTGTTCCTAAGTTTCTTCCAGATAGGACTTTTCAGTTTTGGCGGAGGTTATGCCGCCATGCCGCTTATACAGGGACAGATAGTGAAAATACATGGGTGGATGACCATGTCAGAGTTCACGGATTTGATCACTATATCCCAGATGACTCCGGGACCTATAGCTGTCAATTCGGCGACATTTGTGGGGCTACGGGTGGCCGGATATGCCGGTGCGGCGATTGCCACGCTCGGATGTGTACTCCCTTCATGTATTATTGTAACGGTCATAGTCAGGCTGTATCTGAAATATCGCAAGCAGGATGTTCTTCAGGAGTTTCTCGGCGGTATAAGACCGGCTGTTGTGGCTATGATCGCGTCAGCGGGAGTTTCGATATTCGTGACGGCGGTCTGGACTGGTATCGATATGATAAGTCTCGCAGGAACTAAGTGGAATCTTGTGGTGATATTTGCAGTGAGTGTTGTTCTGCTCAGAAAATTCAAACTGAATCCGGTGTGGGTGATGCTGCTTTCCGGTGCGATGCAGGTGCTGTGTGAAGTGGGGACGTTTCTTTTGTCATGA